The following coding sequences lie in one Gadus morhua chromosome 20, gadMor3.0, whole genome shotgun sequence genomic window:
- the LOC115533439 gene encoding rho-related GTP-binding protein RhoE: MDTTPSVKSKIVVVGDSQCGKTALLNVFAKDSFPEGYIPTVFENYTADFEIDMQRVELRLWDTSGSPYYDNVRPLSYPDADAVLICFDISRPETLDSVLKKWRGEIQEFCPNTKMLLVGCKSDLRTELFTRSHSRQTPVSYDQGSNTAKQLSAPYIECSSLQSENSVRDIFHVATLACVSKNNKNVKRSKSSRATKRTARSRTDLPVAVTDYKQTKAKTCVVM; the protein is encoded by the exons ATGGATACAACTCCGAGCGTCAAGTCTAAGATCGTGGTGGTCGGAGACAGTCAGTGTGGTAAAACGGCGTTATTGAATGTATTCGCCAAAGACAGCTTTCCCGAG GGGTACATCCCCACGGTGTTTGAAAACTACACGGCGGATTTCGAGATCGACATGCAGAGAGTTGAGCTGCGTCTGTGGGACACTTCAG GCTCACCGTACTATGACAACGTGCGACCCCTTTCCTACCCCGACGCCGACGCGGTCCTCATCTGCTTTGATATCAGTCGACCAGAGACACTGGACAGCGTGCTGAAGAAG TGGAGGGGAGAGATCCAGGAATTCTGTCCAAACACCAAGATGCTGCTGGTTGGATGCAAGTCCGACCTGAGGACTGAACTCTTCACCAGATCCCACAGCAGACAGACACCGGTGTCGTATGACCAG gGCTCCAACACGGCCAAGCAGCTGAGCGCTCCCTACATCGAGTGTTCCTCCCTGCAGTCGGAGAACAGCGTGCGGGACATCTTCCACGTGGCCACGCTGGCCTGCGTCTCCAAGAACAACAAGAACGTGAAGCGCAGCAAATCCTCCCGGGCCACCAAGAGGACCGCCCGCAGTCGGACGGACCTGCCCGTGGCAGTGACGGACTATAAGCAGACCAAAGCCAAGACGTGTGTCGTCATGTGA